Part of the Juglans regia cultivar Chandler chromosome 14, Walnut 2.0, whole genome shotgun sequence genome, CTGCACCCACTGAAATCAATCATCAATTTAAATATAAAGCAGTAAGCAgtatttgttgtttttcttttttaaatttccatgaAAATTGGGATGAATAGAGCTCGATCTTGGAACTGCATGCTATTGGGATCGACAAACTTATTTTGGAGAGAGATAATATGAATTACATATATAGTatttaatgaatatttaaagttattatATACAAGTAAGATTCACACACATTACTTGTAGGACAGAATTGTGTATCCATCCATTTATCttaatcaaatttattaaatctGAAAGTTTGgataacacatttaaaaaatcaattgattTAGAATAATTCGAAGCCAATATTTACATTACaggaatctattttttcttatttaaattttactttcctAGGTAAaccttattatattttattaaaaaattatgatgaccATGTATAGTTTATAATGCATAGAACATTCAAACTTAACTATCCTCacgattttaattttttaaacttgattCCCTAGAGGGAATtacatttataataatattgtctCTTTAgagcactttttattttttatttttattttttatactgaTTTTATTTCCTTGGATCGTGACaataatgtgtatatatatatgtgtgtgtgtgtgtgtgtgtgttggatGTGGATGATCTGTAGTCATACTTGCCATCAGAGACACCAGAAGGGCTGAAGAGGCTAAGAGAAGAAGAGCTTGTCACTTTGAGAGGAAATGGGGAAGGAGAACGAAAGACGCACGAGAGAATTTATGATTACGATGTCTACAATGATATTGGAAATCCCGATAGTAGTGACGATCTGAAAAGACCGGTGCTCGGCGGAAATGAACATCCATATCCTAGGCGTTGCAGAACTGGACGCCCTCGCAGTGACAAAGGTACGAACAtcctttcaattattattattataggagtaatgatatatatatatatatatataatatcatactACTATCTTACTTTTATCTTCTCGTTATAAACATGATAATTTCCATCATTCTTAAAtcaactaatttatttttttagaaaaattattgttaaaCAATGACACCtcataataagataaaagtgaTCGAGGATAATCATGTAAGATAGACATAAAATACTGTATTATTGCATACTATATTTGGATCATTTAATTAAGGTTGATTTTGTTTAGCCGACGTCACATCTGAAAAGCATATATTAGACTTGTTTGTTCTGTTGTTTGTTGGTATCCATGCATGCTAGCTTATGGTTCTAATCGCTCGAAATTGATATTTCGGAGAGATATTTTCAATTTGTACTAGTTTCTCCgatatttctttttctgaaaGCCGTCTCATACACGAACATGGATGGAATCATGACTTTCAATATAATTGTGCATATCATGTGACAACTGATGGTTTGATTTTAAGAAAACGCAGGCATGGATATTTTGATATCTTTCAATTACATGGTCAAGGTCTCGATAGTGCATGGTTGATCATAAGGTGATCATCACAGGAAACCATTCTAgaattggggagagagagagagagagagagagagagagagagattcttcaTGCAATAACGACGTACGACATGTCTTTTAAGATTGTTGACTATTAATATTACGTTGTAGGACCGGCGGCTCTAGGTTCCACTAGGCAACTAATTAGGCAGCCGCCCTAGCTTAATGCCTTTAGTGAAGGAGGGCCCCAAAATAAAATCCTTCaatctttaagaaaaaatatcccAATAAGGAGACATTGACCGGTTCAACCAGAGAATATCAAAAGTATTGTAATTTGcaatatctttaatttatttttatatttctctctttttttcttcttctcagcACCTTCTTTTATTCAGCTAGCTTGCtgctgtatgttttttttttttgtgtgtgttgaTCACAAATATTGATCGAGCTAGCTCTAATTACCAAAACATACTAAAATTAggctcaagaaaattaaaagtaatattagaaaatagaacgataatgaaataaataaaatattatgacaATGTAATTATAAGCTTTCATTCATCTAGTGAAAAGTCCGAGCATGAGATCATGTCTCTAGGATTTGTCATTCTCCTATATATATGGTTCATacgaaggtatatatatatatatataaagtaaaatattacattatagaATAAGAATACaagttaaatataaatttatcacGTCCATAAATATGATAATTtcagatgataaaatataaaatataaaataatattattcgaataataaatataatcacAGTAAATATAgttcttcattcttttttaatacgTAATTTCATTCCTTTTCTGTCATATGAACGTACAATTGCTTAATTTGTGCCAGATCCGTTGTCGGAGAAAAGAAGTAGCAACGTCTATATTCCAAGGGATGAATCCTTCTCAGAAGTAAAGCAGCTGACATTCTCCGCAAAGGCATTATACTCTGTTTTGCATGCATTGGTACCATCCCTAGAGGTCGCAATCGTTGACGGTGAACTCGGATTCCCTTACTTCACGGCCATAGATAAACTTTTCAACGAGGGGGTAAACTTGCCTCCTCTTAATAAAGCACAGAACAAAGTATCCCTACTCAACATCCTGCCTAGGCTTGTCAATAGTATTACTGAATCCCAAGATGAAGTGTTGCGGTTTGAGACCCCAGAAACAATGGATAGTAAGAAAACAGACACATAAACTTTTGTTCGATCCTCTCATTCTATGCAATCTTTATCCAAATGCTTTTTTTGGGCACGTGTAGGAGACAAGTTCTTTTGGTTTAGGGATGAGGAATTTGCCAGGCAGACTCTTGCAGGTCTCAACCCGTATAGCATACGGTTGGTCACGGTATGTATTGCAGTCATTTACAATGAAAGATCTTGATGAGTAAGTCAGAATTAAGATAACTCTTTCTAGAAATAATATgatgacattatatatttatccagTACTATTAGATCAAatcttgttttttcaaaaacaataatctaAGTAAAAGACTATTAATGGACAATACCATATCAgtataacattatatatatatatatatatatattcaatataatatatagatataaactcctataaaaaaaatataatagattataaacacatgcatgcacacatcTACAATGCGTAAAGTGTTGatttatatttgaaagaaaataaaaaaaatagtttagcaaaatagaattaattatgaTCAAACATGTCATGATGAACTCATATGGTATTCTCTTAGGTCCTTATAAGATACAAGCTGTACTACTGTGTAGATTTTAATTTCTGTATACTaaacttttgtttaaaaatcaTGATTTAGGAATGGCCCTTGAAGAGTAAGCTTGACCCAAAGATTTACGGCCCTCAAGAATCAGCAATCACTACAGAAATGATTGAGCGACAAATCAAAGGCTTTTGTTCTGTCAAGGAGGTAATTAACACCATAAAATACACATAAATGTGATAATTACTTGCACGTGATATATGGTGATAAAATTTATGACCCCTTCATTCTTATAATTAATCAtctatcattcaaatataaatattgtgttatttaattataactatatatattcattaatcatGCAGACCATAAGTCAGAAGAAGTTGTACATTCTAGACTACCATGATCTATTCTTACCCTTTGTGAGCAAAGTAAGAGAAATTAAAGGCACAACTTTGTATGGATCACGGACGCTCTTCTTCCTTACCCCTGAGGGCACGTTAAGGCCTTTGGCCATTGAGCTAACTCGGCCACAAATCGATGGAAAGCCACAGTGGAGGGAAGTTTTCACACCGAGTTGGGATGCTACAGGTGTCTGGATGTGGAGGCTTGCCAAAGCTCATGTACTAGCCCACGACTCTGGTTATCACCAACTTGTCAGTCATTGGTATACCTTCCTCAACCCTTAACCCAAGCGAGTATGGAAATATGCCAATACTTGTTCTATCCATGGACTAAAAAATCAGTTTTTAACAAgctgagaaaaatatatattttggaatGATTTTTGTTCAACAAACAATGATATAAAATAGGAAACATAATGCACTTGTACAAATAAATTGCTAACATGTTGTATTCTTTTATCTATTCAATTTCAGGCTAAGAACTCATTGTTGCACAGAACCTTATATAATTGCAACAAACAGACAACTTAGTGCAATGCACCCAATCTACAGACTATTGCTCCCTCATTATCGGTACACCATGGAGATTAATGCTCTCGCTCGAGAAGCTCTCATCAATGCAGGAGGGATTATTGAGAGTTCATTCTCACCGGGAAAGTATTCAATGGAATTTAGCTCTGTCGCTTATGACCAGCAGTGGCAATTCAACCTCGAGGCACTACCAGCAGATTTACTTAACAGGTGATTTATGATTAACATTTCCTTATTTAAGTTTAATCAAAGTAATCAAGAGGGATACTATGTATTGGCAAATTTAGTTAACATTATAGCCAATATGATCTATGATCTCCAAATATATTCACTAATTTCTTGACTTCACTACTTGCAAGGGGGCTTGCTGTTGAGGATCCAACTGCTCCGCATGGCCTAAAGCTGACAATTGAGGACTACCCCTTCGCTAATGATGGCCTTCTCCTTTGGGACACCATCAAAGAGTGGGTTAGCGATTTTGTCAATTACTATTATCCTAACCCGGCAGCCATAGAGTCCGATCAAGAGCTACATGCATGGTGGACAGAAATCCGAACAGTTGGTCATGGTGACAAAAAGGATGAATCATGGTGGCCGGTCCTCAACACCCCAGAAGACCTTATACAAATCATCACAACAATCGTATGGGTGACTTCTGGTCACCATGCAGCCGTGAACTTTGGACAATACACCTACGCTGGTTATTTCCCAAATCGGCCTACCATTGCTAGGAACAATATGCCCTCTGAAGAACCTTCTGAGGAATTTTTTACCAACTTCTTAAGAAAGCCCGAAGGTGCACTCTTACAATGCTTCCCTTCACAACTTCAAGCAACAAGAGTCATGGTTGTTTTGGACGTACTATCAAATCATTCTCCCGATGAAGAGTATCTAGGGGAGGCAATAGAGCCGGCATGGGCTGAGAATCCACATATAAAGGCTGCCTTTGAGAGATTTAATGGGAGGTTGAAGCAACTTGAAGGGATTATTGATGAGAGGAATGCCAATAGGGACTTGAAGAATAGAAATGGGGCTGGGATTGTGCCATATGAGCTTTTGAAACCCTTTTCCGAACCCGGAGTGACGGGAAAGGGAGTTCCCTATAGCATTTctatttgaaaaggaaaatgcatattttagGGTGTAGTTTCATAGGTTATAAAGAGCTTTTGTGAATTGTTATTTTtcgaaaaataatattatggggtgaaccatatatataaatatatatatacatttttttttatataaaaacaaacgttTCGTTAATAGAAAAGAGATTACAGAcatttatcaagccaaatagcTTGAGAAATAAAGTCTGGAAAACAACCAAACCACATTGTGGTACTCTCAACATTCCAAGCGTAATGCATGGCAAGCTTGTGAGCTACCCCATTTCCTTCTGTTTAAACATGTTGGATTTGGCATACAATATATAAAGCCTGAAGCTTCCTGATTTCAAGAACCAGATCCTCAAGTAAAGCTGCAACCTCAAGTTCGGCATTCACCACTTGCACAACCATTAAACAATCTGATTCTACCACTAATCTAAAATTCTCAGACCTGCACAGAGTTGCAAAGCTCAAAAAATAGCTAAGCGTTCAACAACTTCCACATGAATCCCTTCCTCTTCAACTTTAGTAGCTGCCCAGATAACTTCACCCTTATCATTTCGTAACATCAAACCAACACCAGCTTTGTGAATATCCCCAAACCTAGCACCATCAACATTAACTTTTAACCATTCAGTGGGAGGTGGCTTCCATTCATAGAAACATCGGATTATAGGTCGTGGTATCAGCTGAATTTCCTTAAAAGAATTAAGCACAGATAATGCATTATTAATGACCTGCTGCACCACAACAAATTTATGCTCATGCACCGTCTGGTTCCTCCTCCGCCAAAAACCTCAAGCTAGACAAAACATTAACGCTAACTCCCCTTCCTTACCCTGCTCCACTACCTTCATTGCAACCTGCATAGCAGACATATTTCTGTCCAAAGTTTGCATTACAGGCACCAAAGAATTCCAACTGGAAAAAATAGACTGAcaaaagaaaattgcttatgCAAGATTTTCGAACCCTCCCCTACAGAAACAGCAAGAAACATTAGTTAAGACATGTCTCTTATACAAGTTAGTTTTTGAAGGTAAACCCTCTTTGCAAGCCCGCCAAGCGAAAATCTTAATTTTGTGTGGGACTTTCATTTTCCACAAAGCCCTCCATAATTTCCTATGCTGGTTGGAGTTTGAACATTCCCCTTGAGTaccatttttcctttccataGCCATCCGATAACAGCTTCTTACACTAAACTTTCCATTCAGTTCTTGATACCAAATCCACTGATCTAGTTGTTCCCTAAAACTGAGCGGCCCCTTCAAAATGTTTGCTACTaagtttggattgaagagaaCCCTTAATTGTGCCACATTCCATCCTCTCTTTTGAGTATCTATCAAACAAGCCACAGAAGCTTCTTGGAAATCAATGCTGAGATCAATTTGTTCTTGAATCAATGCTTGGCGACCAGGTATCCAAGGAGCTTTCCACAACTTAGCCGTTCTCCCATCCCCAATCTTCCATATACAACCATGCTTCATTAACTTTTTAGCTTCCCAAATACCTCGCCATGCAAAGAAGGATTTCTTCCTATACCCGCTTCTAACAAAGAGCCATTAGGAAAATATCTAGCTTTGTAAATTTTATGCAACAAAGAATCTGTCTCTTTCAGGATGCGCTACCCTTGTTTAGCTAACAAAGCCAAATTAAAACCATGTAGAGATTTAAAACCCAACCCTCCTTTCCCCTTCAAATTACACATTTTTTGCCAACTAAGCCAATGTATCTTCCTCTCATCATTTTTctgtccccaccaaaatttagcCATCATTGCCTCCAACTCTGTTGGAATGGACATGGAAACTGCTTTAATAAGAATTTCTCTCCCTCATTGTGACAACAACTGCTCCTTCCATCactgcaatttcttccatactCGTTGCTTGATATTAGAAAAAGCCTTAGATTTTGACCTTCCAACAACAGGAGGTATTCCTAAGTACTTTTCATACTATTGTACCCCTTGTACTCCCCATAAATGCATTAACTCAGTCTTCCTTGCAAGAGAGACATTGCCTGAAAAGACCCAGGTTGTTTTGtccttattaattttttgaccCGAAGCAAGCTCATACCTCTCCAATAAGGCTTCAATCTTCCCATTTTCCCCCTTATCTGCTTTACAGAATATTACTGAATCATCTGTGAACAATAAGTGATTTATAAAAGGAGCACCCTGACAAATTTTGATTCCAGGAATATCATGGTCTAAAGCCTCAgcttttaataaagaaataagcCCTTCAGTACATAATAAGAACAGATAaggggacaaagggtccccttgtcttaaGCCTCTACTTGGAACAATATTTCCTTTAGGTTCCCCCATTCACCAGTACTGAAAAAGTGGCAGTTTTAACACAACACATAATCAAATTGACCAAATTGTTATCAAATCCCAAGGTACCCATAACCTTCTCTAAGAAATCCCACTCAACCCTGtcataggctttactcatatctAGTTTAAGGGACATATAGTCTTTCTTACCCTTCATCTTCCTTTTCAGATAGTGGATTAACTCATAAGCCACAAGCACATTATCAGTAATTAAACAGCCAGGCACAAAAGCACATTGTGAATCTGAAATTATGCTAGGCAAAACTCGCTTCATTCTATTAGCTAGCACTTTCGAAATCAATTTATAGACCACATTGCACAGACTAATGGATCTAAAATCTGCTACTTTCTCcgggttcttcttctttggaaTTAATGTTATAAAAGTATGATTTAAAGAAGATGGAAAATACCCCGAATTTAAAGCATCTAAGACAACACAAGTAACCGAAGTACCAACAAGATGCCAATACctttgaaaaaacaaaggagCCATACCATCACGTCCTGGAGCTTTGGCTGGATCCATCTGCTTCAAAGCCTCCTGAACTTGATCCTCTGTATACCTCTTACATAAATCATCATTCATATCATTTGAAACCCTTCCTGCCAGTGCATCAAGAAAATCCATGGGACCTCTCTGACCTACAGTTGAAAACTGCTGCTGAAAATACTCAGTAATAAAACCATCCCTCATCTCCCCTTCCTGCCATTCACCCTCATCATTTTGcaattttccaaccaaattcttcttccttctatgAGAAGCCTTTGTatgaaaaaacttcaaattttggtCCCCCTCCCTAAGCCAAAGTGCCTTAGACCTCTGCCTCCACATGATTTCATCCCGCTCCAGCCACTTATGAACATCATCCCTGATAGCCTATTGTCCTGCCCTTCTTAAACTCATTGGGTCCCTTTCTTGCGACTGCTTTAATCGAATCTTAGCTTCTCTAAGTCTCTTCTGCACATGGCCAAAGCTAGATCGATTCCACACTTGAAGCCTTTGCTCGCAAGCTGAGATCTTGTTCATCAAATCATCCATAAAGTTATTGTTCGTGCCCCTCCTCTAGATATCTTCCACAATGTTATCACAACCTTTCTCTCCCAACCACATAGCTTCAAACTTGAACAACTTCTCCCTTTCACTTGCCACAGTAGGTGCTTCTGAGTGTAAACAGATCAGTATATGATTCAAATAGGCAGCCCCTTCATGTATTACGCTAATACCGATTCCAACATTGTGGATTCCCAAAATACCGATTCAGTTGTACGCTAATACTAAAACCAGACACCCTCCCATTACACCAGGTAAACTTGGGACCACTGAAGCCAATATCCCTCAATAAACAATCATTAACAACCTTTCGAAAGTCAAGCATATGTCTTTCAAGCCTATCTCAGCCTCCCCATTTCTCATGCTGATATAGGATTTCATTGAAATTCCCAAACCCCAACCATGCCTCATCATCCTATCTACACAAGGAACGAATAAAATTCCACGTCTTGTGTCTAAACTATGATCCGGATGCCCATAAATCCACATAAGAAAAAACATATCCGTACTAATCCCATCTACCATAACACATGCATCAATATGGGATTTTGAGTAATTCAAAATCGTTAAATGAACATCCCTTCCCCACATCATCGCGATACCGCCACTCCGACCCTCATTGATCACTGCTCACAGCCAAACAGTTACTAAATCCAAGCTTAAACTtaacagaatcaaaatcacGCACCTGTAACCTGGTTTCCTGAAGAAACACAATATCAGGAGCTTCCTACTTGATTAAATCGCAAAGGGTCCGAATGCtgcgtgggttcccaagcccacgtaCATTCTAGCTGAGGAGTTTCATGTCTCTCGGCGGGGCTGATCGTCAGCCACCCCTGATATGGAAGTTTGGGTCTCCGCAAAACCCTCTGTCGAAATATTCCTAGCATGCTTACGCTTATTTGTTTTGACAAGCTCCAATTCATCATCCTCTACCTTCGCCTTACACTTACGGGATGCAGAAATCCTCTGTGATGTATCTGCAGTTGGAGATGAAATACTATTAAGAATGGACATCCGTTTCCACTTTGCCCCTTTTAAAACATCAGGCCTCTTTTGCCCCGTTGCTCAGCAGCCTCTGCGATTAATAAGCTGTCACTCCCCTCATCTCTTAAAAACAGTTTAGCTATTTTTTCTCCACCTCCCTCCTTAATTCCCAAAGCCTTCCTCTTTGCAGATTGATCAAACATTTCTAGATCCTTATCTATCTCAAAAACCTGATTACTAAAAGTAACTATGCATGCACATGCTCTCCTATTCCAATTGGGAGCTTTACAAGATTCCTTCTTACCAATTTTAGACGTAGTATCTTCCATGACTGTCAGGGGAGAATGGTCAGATGGTACCTCATGCTGAGCAGTCACCTCACCTCCCTCATAAATGATATTATTTCCTTGATGATCCTGCTTAGCACCAAAAGTTTCCTTATGAGTAGATGCTGCCATGTCATTAACAAGTCACTTAAActtacatttcaacaatataattaacaaaatcaccaatactcatcgtaaactttctattcttaatccactatttttaagtcatctcacctaatgcttcatagtcttgattcttagctgaaatattcaaatcatctaaaaaatatatggagataaggggagagttatcaacaactcagttagcataaaatatatactagtgtgtaaacatgagcatttatcagattttagaatgctgaacaaaatatttttcctttcagaatgcaaaatcataacatgttatagaaaatatcagagcgaaagttttagaaaaatattattattcaaagtcttttgacatagcataactgaccaccatcataCCAGAACATCAGATCACCTCAGatgccatgtttaacccccgtggtaaggttgtgcaaaccccggtagctgaCCGAGcaaaaatagaatgtgaatcttccccttatttattctcggagccctgagtgtgcatccaggaaagaccaccagaaaaatcactttgtttccaaagtgggtgcaccagaaacagaacaattggtaccaacccaaacagaagccactattagcacccgtggtaagtcaaatagatcaccatccacaaaccaaatcccgattcagaatgccatgccaaaagttttttgaaatcacatcatatcagagtacaaaacatcttcataACAGAATAGAAttagatcacaaaacataattttatgcacaaactttcatattcgctctcttttgcacagttcagaagcaaaatgcaaaatacctcatgtctacaccaatcatgccagaaaataatttattctgaAATAGAATCTcgtgagtaatgcagaacaaataactaaggtagttcaaatctcttttcctaacaaaacatgcttattttcaaaaatcaacctcagcccattttatttttatgcaaatctagcataggaaccctgcttacttagacttcttaactttttagaattttcttcaaaaatgtcgagtcaactataaatcgtcacctataaaaataatcacgtaattttcataagtttccaatcaatcacgtatttcgatatttaagcctaagctattaaaataacttattttaattcctcaaaatttaaaactctcataatctcaaaatatatcatcactttctaaaattatcaatatccaccataatcaatgtcaaactcaaaataccaatatttaaacccaaaacagccaacaaatgtcatagcataaaccaatcacacaaacaacttcatcatccaatccaaccgacccccttactcctcggactcagtacggtacaaccaaccaattcacagtaaaaaaGAGTTAGcgcaaaaaaaatacatttaaatcttaaaattcttt contains:
- the LOC109021360 gene encoding linoleate 13S-lipoxygenase 2-1, chloroplastic-like, with amino-acid sequence MLKPQLSLRSQFSSSSSTQTPSFLLHKPLFLHGNGNSITSLSIFSMPSFHRKNKNIRIAFVPGNIKAVATSSTEKPTSVKAIVTVKLTVGGVLSSLGIDQDDITDWLGKTLLLELVSAELDPKTGLEKETIKGYAHRTSKDDGEVKYESGFEVPADFGEVGAIFVENEHRQEMYLKDIILNGFPNGPVNVTCDSWVHSKHDYPHKRIFFANKSYLPSETPEGLKRLREEELVTLRGNGEGERKTHERIYDYDVYNDIGNPDSSDDLKRPVLGGNEHPYPRRCRTGRPRSDKDPLSEKRSSNVYIPRDESFSEVKQLTFSAKALYSVLHALVPSLEVAIVDGELGFPYFTAIDKLFNEGVNLPPLNKAQNKVSLLNILPRLVNSITESQDEVLRFETPETMDRDKFFWFRDEEFARQTLAGLNPYSIRLVTEWPLKSKLDPKIYGPQESAITTEMIERQIKGFCSVKETISQKKLYILDYHDLFLPFVSKVREIKGTTLYGSRTLFFLTPEGTLRPLAIELTRPQIDGKPQWREVFTPSWDATGVWMWRLAKAHVLAHDSGYHQLVSHWLRTHCCTEPYIIATNRQLSAMHPIYRLLLPHYRYTMEINALAREALINAGGIIESSFSPGKYSMEFSSVAYDQQWQFNLEALPADLLNRGLAVEDPTAPHGLKLTIEDYPFANDGLLLWDTIKEWVSDFVNYYYPNPAAIESDQELHAWWTEIRTVGHGDKKDESWWPVLNTPEDLIQIITTIVWVTSGHHAAVNFGQYTYAGYFPNRPTIARNNMPSEEPSEEFFTNFLRKPEGALLQCFPSQLQATRVMVVLDVLSNHSPDEEYLGEAIEPAWAENPHIKAAFERFNGRLKQLEGIIDERNANRDLKNRNGAGIVPYELLKPFSEPGVTGKGVPYSISI